In the genome of Triticum urartu cultivar G1812 chromosome 5, Tu2.1, whole genome shotgun sequence, one region contains:
- the LOC125510278 gene encoding uncharacterized protein LOC125510278 isoform X2, with protein sequence MASDLGQPPPAKCPPRAPTTITDIGDDLLCEIFLLLPSLPSLVRAALACRTFLHAVRSSRAFRRRFRALHHPQLLGFFRETGREAIPPFVPVRRSSDPDLTAAVSGSDFFLFRLPEDSDSTPGWELKCCHDGYLGLANNVTEQIAAYNPLTQALHLFPQPLREILSKGLFPQPQRPKEIRMEVLEFHILFSEEDQRVFRMACVQFRNISKVPVCVAVFSPATREWQVLPWPAPPQPVDDDGDDWFGFCPGMQMSGFVYWKHKSKAYLLVLDNVTQQFSRVNLPHFLGKIDPTLFKLGQTKGGKLCMVTADDSDANIGTLVVHVWGADDDGVEKWMLEDTFPLSTFIDADKYLTEDDTTVQIEAVIDGFVYLSIKYDDYAESLISFCLETAELNTLFDDTYASPAYPYIMSWPPSLVCNKED encoded by the exons ATGGCCTCCGACCTCGGGCAACCGCCGCCGGCGAAATGCCCACCGAGGGCACCCACCACCATTACCGATATCGGCGACGACCTCCTTTGCGAGatcttcctcctccttccctccctCCCGAGCCTCGTTCGCGCCGCCCTCGCCTGCCGCACCTTCCTCCACGCCGTCCGTTCGTCCCGCGCCTTCCGCCGCCGATTCCGGGCGCTCCACCATCCGCAGCTCCTTGGCTTCTTCCGTGAAACCGGCCGCGAAGCCATCCCTCCCTTCGTCCCCGTCCGCAGAAGCTCCGACCccgacctcaccgccgccgtcAGCGGTTCCGATTTCTTCCTCTTCCGCCTCCCTGAAGACAGCGATTCCACCCCCGGCTGGGAGCTGAAGTGCTGCCACGACGGCTACCTCGGCCTCGCCAACAATGTCACCGAACAGATCGCTGCCTACAACCCCCTCACGCAGGCACTGCATCTCTTCCCCCAGCCGCTCAGGGAGATCCTCAGCAAGGGTCTGTTCCCCCAGCCACAGCGGCCCAAGGAGATCCGCATGGAAGTCCTTGAGTTCCATATCCTCTTCTCCGAGGAGGACCAGCGGGTGTTCCGAATGGCTTGTGTCCAATTTCGGAACATCTCGAAGGTGCCGGTGTGTGTTGCTGTCTTCTCACCGGCCACTAGGGAGTGGCAGGTTTTGCCATGGCCGGCTCCACCACAGCCTGTGGATGACGACGGGGACGACTGGTTCGGCTTTTGCCCTGGTATGCAGATGAGTGGATTCGTTTACTGGAAACACAAGAGTAAAGCCTATCTACTTGTTCTCGACAACGTGACACAGCAGTTCTCTAGAGTGAATTTGCCGCATTTCTTGGGAAAGATAGACCCTACGCTGTTCAAGCTTGGTCAGACCAAGGGTGGGAAGCTCTGCATGGTTACGGCAGATGACTCCGACGCAAATATAGGAACGCTTGTTGTTCATGTTTGGGGAGCTGATGATGACGGTGTTGAGAAATGGATGCTGGAAGATACTTTTCCACTCAGTACATTTATTGACGCCGACAAGTATTTAACAGAGGATGATACCACGGTGCAGATTGAGGCCGTTATCGATGGCTTTGTGTACCTGTCTATTAAGTATGATGATTATGCCGAGTCCCTCATATCCTTCTGCCTGGAAACAGCAGAGCTAAACACGCTCTTTGATGATACATATGCAAGCCCTGCTTATCCCTACATTATGTCATGgcctccttctttggtatgcaaCAAG GAGGATTGA
- the LOC125510278 gene encoding uncharacterized protein LOC125510278 isoform X1 yields MASDLGQPPPAKCPPRAPTTITDIGDDLLCEIFLLLPSLPSLVRAALACRTFLHAVRSSRAFRRRFRALHHPQLLGFFRETGREAIPPFVPVRRSSDPDLTAAVSGSDFFLFRLPEDSDSTPGWELKCCHDGYLGLANNVTEQIAAYNPLTQALHLFPQPLREILSKGLFPQPQRPKEIRMEVLEFHILFSEEDQRVFRMACVQFRNISKVPVCVAVFSPATREWQVLPWPAPPQPVDDDGDDWFGFCPGMQMSGFVYWKHKSKAYLLVLDNVTQQFSRVNLPHFLGKIDPTLFKLGQTKGGKLCMVTADDSDANIGTLVVHVWGADDDGVEKWMLEDTFPLSTFIDADKYLTEDDTTVQIEAVIDGFVYLSIKYDDYAESLISFCLETAELNTLFDDTYASPAYPYIMSWPPSLVCNKCRRCWFFGHRRNSLCSCHSAAITQI; encoded by the exons ATGGCCTCCGACCTCGGGCAACCGCCGCCGGCGAAATGCCCACCGAGGGCACCCACCACCATTACCGATATCGGCGACGACCTCCTTTGCGAGatcttcctcctccttccctccctCCCGAGCCTCGTTCGCGCCGCCCTCGCCTGCCGCACCTTCCTCCACGCCGTCCGTTCGTCCCGCGCCTTCCGCCGCCGATTCCGGGCGCTCCACCATCCGCAGCTCCTTGGCTTCTTCCGTGAAACCGGCCGCGAAGCCATCCCTCCCTTCGTCCCCGTCCGCAGAAGCTCCGACCccgacctcaccgccgccgtcAGCGGTTCCGATTTCTTCCTCTTCCGCCTCCCTGAAGACAGCGATTCCACCCCCGGCTGGGAGCTGAAGTGCTGCCACGACGGCTACCTCGGCCTCGCCAACAATGTCACCGAACAGATCGCTGCCTACAACCCCCTCACGCAGGCACTGCATCTCTTCCCCCAGCCGCTCAGGGAGATCCTCAGCAAGGGTCTGTTCCCCCAGCCACAGCGGCCCAAGGAGATCCGCATGGAAGTCCTTGAGTTCCATATCCTCTTCTCCGAGGAGGACCAGCGGGTGTTCCGAATGGCTTGTGTCCAATTTCGGAACATCTCGAAGGTGCCGGTGTGTGTTGCTGTCTTCTCACCGGCCACTAGGGAGTGGCAGGTTTTGCCATGGCCGGCTCCACCACAGCCTGTGGATGACGACGGGGACGACTGGTTCGGCTTTTGCCCTGGTATGCAGATGAGTGGATTCGTTTACTGGAAACACAAGAGTAAAGCCTATCTACTTGTTCTCGACAACGTGACACAGCAGTTCTCTAGAGTGAATTTGCCGCATTTCTTGGGAAAGATAGACCCTACGCTGTTCAAGCTTGGTCAGACCAAGGGTGGGAAGCTCTGCATGGTTACGGCAGATGACTCCGACGCAAATATAGGAACGCTTGTTGTTCATGTTTGGGGAGCTGATGATGACGGTGTTGAGAAATGGATGCTGGAAGATACTTTTCCACTCAGTACATTTATTGACGCCGACAAGTATTTAACAGAGGATGATACCACGGTGCAGATTGAGGCCGTTATCGATGGCTTTGTGTACCTGTCTATTAAGTATGATGATTATGCCGAGTCCCTCATATCCTTCTGCCTGGAAACAGCAGAGCTAAACACGCTCTTTGATGATACATATGCAAGCCCTGCTTATCCCTACATTATGTCATGgcctccttctttggtatgcaaCAAG TGTAGAAGATGCTGGTTCTTTGGGCACAGAAGAAACTCCCTCTGCTCTTGTCACAGCGCCGCAATCACACAAATTTGA